The following are encoded in a window of Candidatus Limnocylindrales bacterium genomic DNA:
- a CDS encoding four helix bundle protein, which yields MKHFRQLRVYQGALEAAMKIFELSKNWPKEERYSLTDQIRRSSRSVCSNITEAWCKRRYVAHFVSKLTDADGEAAETQSWLDFALRCGYISETDFIELNQCYEAISSGLVRMMAEAEKWCGPASLLKEDSVDYEIST from the coding sequence GTGAAGCACTTTCGGCAGTTACGGGTTTATCAAGGGGCATTAGAAGCTGCGATGAAGATTTTTGAACTATCTAAAAATTGGCCGAAAGAAGAACGATACTCTTTAACTGATCAAATTCGAAGGTCATCTCGTTCCGTATGCTCCAATATTACAGAAGCATGGTGTAAACGTCGTTATGTGGCTCACTTTGTTAGTAAGTTAACAGACGCAGATGGTGAAGCTGCCGAGACCCAATCATGGCTTGACTTTGCTCTACGCTGTGGCTATATTTCTGAAACAGACTTTATTGAACTAAATCAGTGTTATGAAGCCATTAGCAGTGGGTTAGTAAGGATGATGGCTGAAGCTGAGAAATGGTGCGGTCCTGCCTCTTTGTTGAAAGAGGACAGTGTTGATTACGAAATCAGCACTTAA
- a CDS encoding glycosyltransferase: MATKILDVDLAYGPQDIQDLSPYRTALILLRWRGKPLGQVQMDILGGRITAVDLWRAASAKLDKALVVVALDELLPTSAEVPVFEEKLPSASVVICTRNRTDDLRRCLDTLCTVATKDTEIIVVDNAPSDDSTTRLVTGYPVHYVLEPRKGLNWARTRGAQVAKGEVVIYTDDDVVVEAGWIKAMLRPFVDPQVAAVTGLVMPFELETEAQELFEQYGGFGRGFRRREFTAQTILPAAAANVGAGANMAFRRQLLNQLGLFAVELDGGTATQSSGDTYAFYRLLRAGYRIVYDPAAVVWHRHRRSYGELRKALYGYSVGTYAFLLRCLFQHRDLQALQVAWYWFHHHHLRHLRLGVLRHPDAYPLTMTLAELWGCFIAPYAYFISRRRERRTRLIGVKTPQT; the protein is encoded by the coding sequence ATGGCCACAAAAATTTTGGATGTAGATTTAGCCTATGGCCCCCAGGATATTCAGGATCTGTCTCCGTATCGTACCGCATTAATCTTGCTACGTTGGCGAGGTAAACCTCTAGGGCAGGTACAGATGGATATCCTGGGAGGTCGCATTACGGCCGTCGATCTCTGGCGAGCGGCAAGTGCGAAGTTAGATAAAGCACTTGTGGTTGTTGCCCTTGATGAGCTACTCCCTACTTCTGCTGAAGTACCAGTATTTGAAGAAAAGCTGCCATCGGCCAGTGTGGTTATTTGCACCCGTAACCGTACCGATGACCTCCGCCGTTGTCTGGATACCCTGTGTACTGTAGCCACGAAGGACACTGAAATTATTGTCGTTGACAATGCCCCCTCGGATGACAGCACGACTCGCTTGGTGACCGGCTATCCTGTACATTATGTACTTGAGCCTCGTAAAGGCTTGAACTGGGCCCGGACCCGAGGCGCACAGGTGGCTAAAGGTGAGGTTGTGATCTATACCGATGATGACGTGGTGGTGGAAGCCGGCTGGATCAAAGCCATGCTTAGACCCTTTGTCGATCCTCAGGTTGCTGCTGTTACGGGCCTGGTAATGCCCTTTGAACTGGAGACCGAAGCCCAGGAATTATTTGAGCAGTATGGAGGCTTTGGGCGAGGTTTCCGGCGACGTGAGTTCACAGCTCAGACGATTTTACCCGCTGCAGCAGCCAATGTAGGAGCAGGGGCTAATATGGCATTTCGGCGGCAATTGCTGAATCAACTCGGTTTGTTTGCCGTGGAACTTGACGGTGGGACGGCGACCCAGTCCAGTGGAGATACCTATGCCTTTTATCGCTTATTGAGGGCCGGCTATCGGATTGTATACGACCCGGCGGCTGTAGTCTGGCATCGCCACCGTCGTAGTTACGGCGAGTTACGCAAAGCTCTTTATGGTTACAGTGTGGGAACCTATGCGTTCCTGCTTCGCTGCCTGTTTCAACATAGAGATCTCCAAGCGCTTCAGGTGGCCTGGTACTGGTTCCACCATCACCATTTACGCCATCTCAGGTTGGGAGTGCTTCGCCATCCTGATGCTTATCCCCTGACCATGACTTTGGCAGAGTTGTGGGGTTGTTTCATTGCGCCCTACGCCTATTTTATCAGCCGTCGTCGTGAACGTAGGACCCGGTTGATTGGAGTAAAAACTCCCCAAACATAA
- the prsT gene encoding XrtA/PEP-CTERM system TPR-repeat protein PrsT encodes MILDEKVRDSGYLRGIPDLPKSFVILLLCKVLLIGCTGDPEVKKREHYQKGIDYLTKKDLNTAVIEFKNAVKIDPKYAEARYQLGKVYLKKGDAGTAVQEIEKSLESGLSSEEASIYLARAYALQGDYEKAEKILSKDSQKENAEALDVLGIISAGREDFKSAKAYFEKALQLNPQLVSAHVNLGRIYAIDNNLEKAKQEFEEALKIEDKDLQGLYALGDLYLQQKQFDEAIARYKQVLQLDFQQFSARVKLAGIYLDQKNYEEVLRLSEQLKKLYPASAEGYYFKGAVLTQQGKVDAAVPELQQALKINSKHIGAHYFLGFAHYAKGNPQQAIEEMEQVLSLNPKVTSARFLLTVLNLENNWFDEAIRHGEELVKLEPSNAMAYNLLGRAYLGKGQFDKSLQQFNKAREIDPNLVTTYTNLGTYYLRTGKPEEAVQQYQSALKIDPDQTGTRIALILAYLDQKAFDKALVECENGLRIDPKNVVLFNLKGLSYLGKNELGQAKEQFEKALEISPQFVSARLNLANVYIRNGEKEKALEQYQQILDQDPSNQFALVALGQLLEEKGKWEDALKKYEAAVQKNKSEGVLLLLGQLYLKKGRLEEAMRAAQEVINMHPVSPPPGAHEILGLAYALQQDYPRALAEFNEMVRLLPELPVGYNRLGETYLRLGRRDEAISAYKKSLELNPNQPLIALQLLLAQQKYEEAIKKAQEELKDKPEDVSLLNLLGMAYILSKDFASAQQAFEKVLEVNPDSTEVQLNLARLYVTLKETDKAAKQYEDLLGKGSEVTQTLARVELGKLKETEGKSDEAIQQYRAAAQEGKSLQSYILLIQAYLRKGDVDEAVKTAREAVKLYPDQPPVYEMLGRSYAAKGDYESAAVAFEDLKRRIPESSIGYNLLASAYLALKKYDQAVKELEESLKKDPKQLETKVLLIRAYLSQNNIAKATQTAQDVISMDPKNPIGYNLLGEVYRQQKDYTKAASNFKKAIELDPKAAAAYFNLGGIYMEQNDTAQAIPQFEKVIELNPKYAAAYVALGQAHEKAKNRDRAIEAYSRALGIDPNSVPALNNLAWLYAESKQNIDEALRFAQKARTLAPKSGDVADTLGWIYYQKGNYEEAAKVLAEAVQLSPQHPTIHYHLGLAYSKLGKKDEALQMLKKSLSLSQDFPEKEEAKKLIAELESK; translated from the coding sequence ATGATTTTGGACGAAAAAGTAAGGGACTCTGGGTACCTCCGCGGGATCCCGGATTTACCGAAAAGTTTTGTTATTCTGCTTCTTTGTAAGGTATTACTGATAGGCTGTACAGGAGATCCCGAGGTTAAAAAACGAGAGCATTATCAGAAAGGTATAGATTACCTGACTAAAAAGGATTTGAATACCGCCGTTATCGAGTTTAAGAATGCGGTTAAGATAGACCCTAAATATGCCGAAGCCCGTTATCAACTCGGAAAAGTCTATTTAAAAAAGGGGGATGCCGGGACGGCTGTTCAGGAGATAGAGAAGTCCCTGGAATCGGGCCTATCATCAGAGGAGGCCTCGATTTATCTGGCCAGAGCCTATGCTCTTCAGGGAGATTATGAAAAAGCCGAGAAGATTCTCAGCAAGGATTCTCAAAAAGAAAATGCAGAAGCTTTAGATGTTCTCGGAATCATCTCGGCAGGGAGAGAGGATTTTAAATCAGCCAAAGCCTATTTTGAGAAAGCCCTCCAGTTGAACCCTCAACTCGTCTCGGCCCATGTTAATCTGGGTCGAATTTATGCCATAGACAATAATCTAGAAAAAGCAAAACAAGAATTTGAAGAAGCTTTAAAAATCGAGGATAAGGATCTACAAGGGTTATACGCCCTGGGAGATCTTTATTTACAGCAAAAGCAGTTTGACGAGGCGATAGCCAGGTATAAGCAGGTTTTGCAGTTGGATTTTCAACAATTCTCTGCCCGGGTTAAGCTGGCAGGTATTTACCTGGATCAAAAAAATTATGAAGAGGTTCTTCGACTCAGTGAGCAATTGAAAAAACTCTACCCCGCCTCCGCAGAGGGGTATTATTTCAAGGGAGCGGTTCTTACCCAGCAGGGCAAAGTGGATGCGGCAGTTCCAGAATTACAGCAAGCTTTAAAGATTAATTCCAAACATATTGGTGCGCATTATTTTCTGGGTTTTGCCCATTATGCCAAAGGTAACCCCCAACAGGCCATTGAAGAGATGGAGCAGGTTCTCAGTTTAAATCCCAAGGTCACATCTGCGCGTTTTCTACTCACCGTTCTTAACCTGGAGAACAATTGGTTTGATGAGGCCATTCGACACGGAGAAGAACTGGTCAAATTGGAACCTTCCAATGCCATGGCCTATAATCTTCTTGGAAGGGCTTATTTGGGTAAAGGACAATTTGATAAAAGCCTGCAGCAGTTTAATAAAGCCCGGGAAATCGATCCGAATCTGGTTACCACCTACACCAACCTGGGAACGTATTATCTTCGAACCGGCAAGCCGGAAGAAGCCGTCCAACAGTATCAATCGGCTTTAAAAATCGATCCGGATCAAACCGGAACTCGGATTGCCTTGATCCTGGCCTACCTGGATCAGAAAGCTTTTGATAAAGCCCTGGTTGAGTGTGAAAACGGCCTCCGGATAGATCCCAAAAATGTAGTTCTGTTTAACTTGAAGGGTCTTTCTTATTTAGGAAAAAACGAGTTAGGACAGGCCAAAGAGCAATTTGAAAAAGCCCTAGAGATCAGCCCCCAGTTCGTTTCCGCCCGATTGAATCTGGCTAATGTTTACATTCGGAATGGAGAAAAGGAAAAAGCTCTCGAGCAATATCAGCAAATCCTGGACCAGGATCCTTCTAACCAGTTTGCCCTTGTTGCCTTAGGGCAACTTCTGGAAGAAAAAGGAAAATGGGAAGACGCCTTGAAAAAATATGAAGCCGCCGTTCAGAAAAATAAATCAGAAGGAGTTTTATTGTTATTAGGACAACTCTATCTGAAGAAAGGTCGTTTAGAGGAGGCAATGCGGGCGGCCCAAGAAGTGATCAACATGCATCCAGTTTCGCCACCCCCCGGGGCCCATGAAATTCTGGGGCTGGCTTATGCCCTTCAGCAAGACTACCCCCGTGCCCTTGCCGAATTTAACGAAATGGTTCGTTTGCTGCCCGAGCTTCCTGTGGGGTATAACCGCCTGGGAGAAACTTATCTGCGGTTAGGCAGGCGGGATGAAGCCATATCGGCTTATAAAAAATCTCTGGAGCTGAATCCCAACCAACCCTTAATTGCCCTTCAATTATTGCTGGCCCAGCAGAAGTATGAAGAGGCAATTAAAAAAGCTCAGGAGGAGCTTAAAGATAAGCCGGAAGATGTGAGTCTTTTAAATTTGCTGGGAATGGCTTATATCCTTTCAAAGGATTTTGCATCCGCCCAGCAAGCCTTTGAAAAGGTTCTGGAAGTTAACCCTGATTCCACCGAAGTCCAACTTAATTTAGCCCGTCTTTATGTAACCCTGAAAGAAACAGACAAAGCCGCCAAACAATATGAAGATCTATTGGGGAAAGGCTCCGAGGTTACCCAGACCCTGGCCCGGGTGGAGTTGGGAAAGCTCAAAGAAACAGAAGGTAAAAGTGATGAGGCTATCCAGCAATATCGAGCGGCAGCTCAAGAAGGCAAATCCTTACAGAGTTATATCCTTCTGATTCAGGCTTATCTTCGGAAGGGAGATGTGGATGAAGCTGTTAAAACAGCACGGGAAGCCGTTAAACTTTATCCGGATCAACCTCCGGTGTACGAGATGTTAGGACGCTCGTACGCTGCAAAGGGGGATTATGAAAGTGCGGCCGTAGCTTTTGAAGATCTGAAGAGGCGGATCCCGGAATCTAGTATAGGCTACAATCTACTGGCTTCCGCCTATCTGGCCCTCAAAAAATACGATCAGGCCGTAAAAGAATTGGAAGAATCCCTGAAAAAAGATCCCAAGCAGCTCGAAACGAAGGTACTCTTGATTCGTGCTTATTTATCTCAAAATAATATAGCAAAAGCTACTCAGACTGCTCAAGATGTTATCTCCATGGATCCAAAAAATCCCATCGGTTATAACCTCCTGGGAGAGGTTTATCGTCAACAGAAAGATTATACCAAAGCGGCCTCAAATTTTAAAAAGGCCATTGAGCTCGACCCTAAGGCAGCGGCAGCATATTTTAATTTAGGTGGTATCTACATGGAACAGAATGATACCGCCCAGGCCATCCCACAGTTTGAGAAGGTGATCGAATTGAATCCAAAGTATGCAGCGGCTTATGTGGCCCTGGGTCAGGCCCATGAAAAAGCTAAAAACAGGGATCGAGCCATTGAAGCCTATTCTCGAGCACTGGGTATAGACCCCAATTCGGTCCCGGCTCTGAATAATCTGGCCTGGTTATATGCCGAAAGTAAACAGAATATTGATGAAGCCCTTCGTTTTGCCCAAAAGGCCAGGACCCTGGCACCGAAATCGGGAGATGTGGCTGATACTCTGGGATGGATTTATTACCAGAAAGGGAATTACGAGGAAGCGGCTAAAGTTTTGGCAGAAGCCGTTCAGCTTTCTCCCCAACACCCAACCATTCATTACCACCTGGGGTTGGCCTATTCCAAACTGGGAAAAAAAGACGAGGCCCTTCAGATGCTGAAAAAATCCCTGAGTTTATCTCAGGATTTCCCGGAGAAGGAAGAAGCTAAGAAGTTGATTGCGGAGTTGGAATCCAAGTAA
- a CDS encoding PEP-CTERM sorting domain-containing protein, whose protein sequence is MRNFMKVPILTERFFLGIIGLGLVLSLLVFATPVQATTLDFNIAPPTPGTISYGGGSSSLVGTGIEVDTITGLGTPANNNVTVTCVSCTLTFTTGSSTGPLTWSGGTITVTGGVDFNGGGIGPGDIPTGTTLLTGTFQTVSVIPFPGGFNIAASGFTDTKDPTLTGFYGLDPSIPFYSGNFNISFNTLSTVTPGNAFTSTQVLSGDITNIPVPEPGSLLLLGSGLAGFGAWRLKRSKK, encoded by the coding sequence ATGAGAAATTTCATGAAAGTACCCATTTTAACAGAACGATTTTTCTTAGGAATTATTGGTCTTGGTTTGGTTTTAAGTTTGCTGGTTTTTGCAACCCCCGTACAGGCTACCACGCTTGATTTTAATATCGCACCTCCCACGCCGGGGACTATCTCCTATGGTGGTGGTTCGAGTTCCCTGGTGGGAACAGGGATTGAGGTAGACACCATAACGGGTTTAGGGACTCCGGCGAATAACAACGTCACGGTCACCTGTGTAAGTTGTACCCTGACTTTCACAACCGGTTCATCTACCGGTCCTTTGACCTGGAGTGGTGGGACTATTACGGTCACAGGAGGTGTGGATTTCAATGGTGGAGGTATTGGTCCAGGAGATATTCCTACCGGGACCACACTATTAACAGGAACGTTTCAAACTGTCTCTGTAATCCCGTTTCCAGGAGGTTTCAATATTGCTGCTTCTGGATTTACGGATACGAAAGATCCTACCTTAACGGGTTTTTATGGTTTGGATCCCAGTATTCCGTTCTATAGTGGAAATTTCAACATTAGTTTTAATACCTTATCTACGGTAACACCGGGTAATGCCTTTACCAGTACCCAGGTTCTCAGTGGCGATATTACCAACATTCCGGTTCCTGAACCGGGTTCGTTGCTCCTTCTAGGTTCTGGTTTAGCAGGTTTTGGAGCCTGGAGATTGAAAAGATCTAAGAAATAG
- a CDS encoding EpsI family protein yields the protein MDQATRNFLIICILLGLTTGYLRLLPHGQDIPLRQDILTLNTQIGDWTGKPHIPFSPEVLEKLRVDDYLNRNYQNSRGEMISLYVGYYRNQRQGDLIHSPQQCLPGGGWNITKREIISIPIQDGRRSHLRVNRFTLQKDDEKMLAYYWYEGRGRTLTSEYLQKVYLILDAIRYNRTDEALIRLLTPIRNDNLAEADRNLRDFTQKIAPILSNRYFPPAPGV from the coding sequence ATGGATCAAGCCACAAGAAACTTCCTTATAATTTGTATACTCCTGGGCTTAACCACAGGGTACCTGCGACTCTTACCTCACGGTCAGGATATTCCTTTGCGTCAGGATATTCTCACCTTAAATACTCAAATCGGTGACTGGACAGGAAAACCTCATATTCCCTTCTCCCCTGAAGTCCTCGAAAAGCTCCGGGTAGATGATTACCTTAATCGTAATTATCAAAATTCCAGAGGAGAAATGATCTCCCTCTATGTGGGCTACTATCGTAATCAACGCCAGGGAGATCTTATCCACTCCCCTCAACAGTGTCTGCCGGGTGGAGGATGGAACATTACAAAAAGAGAGATTATCTCCATTCCTATCCAGGACGGAAGACGTTCCCATCTTCGGGTCAACCGGTTTACCCTCCAAAAAGACGATGAAAAAATGCTGGCTTATTACTGGTATGAGGGTCGAGGAAGGACTTTGACCAGCGAGTACCTACAAAAAGTTTATCTTATTCTGGATGCCATCCGGTATAATCGAACCGATGAAGCGCTGATACGCCTCCTCACCCCCATTCGGAATGATAACCTGGCCGAAGCCGACCGAAACTTGCGGGATTTTACCCAGAAAATAGCACCGATCTTGAGTAATCGGTACTTTCCACCTGCCCCTGGGGTTTAG
- the xrtA gene encoding exosortase A has protein sequence MRIQIGVLGLLFLILYSPLFPMLVYDWSHDPNYSHGFLIPVVSGYLVWQQREKLGFQKVSPSNWGLAITVLGLILYLVANIAAELYTMRVSMLIVLSGIILAIFGKNIFKILLFPIAYLLFMIPIPYIIYNLIAFPLKMFVTAQAETLLQGMGIPVLREGNVLHMSTGPLEVVDACSGMRSIMSLLALSAAFGYLTLKTNWKRILLFISAIPIAILTNLFRVTFTGILANSYGQRVAEGFLHEFSGMLVFGMALICLFGVRGLLSWIKPQETSL, from the coding sequence ATGAGAATTCAAATCGGCGTTCTAGGTTTACTATTTCTTATTTTGTATTCGCCTCTCTTTCCTATGCTGGTTTACGATTGGAGCCATGACCCCAACTACTCCCATGGATTTTTAATCCCTGTGGTTTCCGGTTACCTGGTTTGGCAGCAGAGAGAAAAGTTGGGGTTTCAGAAAGTGAGTCCTTCAAACTGGGGGTTAGCGATCACAGTTCTCGGCTTGATCCTTTACCTGGTTGCAAATATTGCAGCCGAACTTTATACCATGCGGGTATCTATGCTGATCGTTTTAAGTGGAATTATTCTGGCTATATTTGGAAAAAATATCTTTAAGATCTTACTGTTTCCCATAGCCTATCTTCTTTTTATGATCCCGATTCCCTATATTATTTATAATTTGATCGCCTTTCCCCTTAAAATGTTTGTTACAGCCCAGGCCGAGACCCTTCTTCAGGGGATGGGCATCCCGGTTCTTCGGGAAGGAAATGTTCTTCATATGTCTACGGGTCCTTTAGAGGTGGTGGATGCCTGTAGTGGCATGAGATCTATCATGTCTCTCCTCGCTTTAAGTGCTGCTTTCGGATATCTTACCCTTAAAACCAATTGGAAACGGATTCTTCTTTTCATTTCCGCCATTCCCATCGCTATATTAACCAATTTATTCCGTGTAACATTCACCGGTATCTTAGCAAACTCTTATGGTCAGCGAGTAGCTGAAGGATTTTTACATGAATTCTCTGGCATGCTGGTCTTTGGAATGGCTTTGATTTGCTTATTCGGTGTAAGGGGTTTATTATCATGGATCAAGCCACAAGAAACTTCCTTATAA
- a CDS encoding glycosyltransferase yields MRTYIIQYDLSRPSTPIWGLEGYQQAFVLVRNGRRPLGILYLTLSPWQVTLSHRQLEQAIADQLNISPEEQTTYARRTEFTCDLNLPISIVVCTRDRAYSLRQCLKALSRLEYKTYEVIVVDNASRDQATAEVVSETPFRSVREDRPGLNWARNRGIAEAQYDIIAYVDDDVRVDPGWLQGVATAFADPQVSAMTGLVLPAELETPAQHLFEQYGGMGKGMLPRQFQRETLRPQDLIAVHAVGVGANMAFRRNVFEIVGNFDTALDVGTPARGGGDLDMFHRILTAGLTLRYEPTALVWHQHRRDMDGLRQQLYNNGCAFGVYLIKVWRRGQVGRGKVLHFALWQWIVGWLLNRLVKGLLRRHTFPLRLVWAELWGMLHAPWTYFATYRYDRKVRSNSLL; encoded by the coding sequence ATGAGAACTTATATCATCCAATACGATCTGAGTCGACCCTCAACCCCGATTTGGGGATTGGAAGGTTATCAACAAGCGTTTGTATTGGTACGGAACGGAAGACGGCCCTTGGGGATTTTGTACCTTACCTTAAGTCCCTGGCAGGTCACCTTGTCCCACCGTCAATTGGAGCAGGCTATTGCCGATCAACTTAATATTTCCCCTGAAGAGCAAACTACCTACGCACGGAGAACCGAATTTACCTGTGATTTAAACCTCCCTATCAGTATTGTTGTCTGCACAAGGGATCGGGCCTATTCCTTACGACAGTGTCTCAAAGCCTTAAGCCGGCTCGAGTATAAAACGTATGAGGTGATTGTGGTGGATAATGCTTCCCGGGATCAAGCAACGGCCGAGGTGGTATCTGAAACGCCATTTCGTTCTGTACGAGAAGATCGACCCGGATTAAACTGGGCACGTAACCGGGGTATAGCCGAAGCCCAATATGACATTATCGCTTATGTAGATGACGATGTAAGGGTAGATCCGGGCTGGCTTCAGGGAGTTGCTACTGCGTTTGCCGATCCGCAGGTATCGGCCATGACCGGGCTGGTCCTGCCTGCTGAATTGGAGACCCCTGCCCAACATCTATTTGAACAATACGGTGGTATGGGCAAAGGGATGCTACCTCGCCAATTTCAGCGTGAGACCCTGCGTCCCCAAGACCTCATTGCCGTGCATGCCGTTGGGGTTGGGGCTAATATGGCTTTTCGCCGAAACGTCTTTGAAATCGTCGGTAACTTTGATACGGCCCTGGATGTGGGTACTCCTGCACGAGGAGGAGGTGATCTGGACATGTTCCACAGGATTCTTACCGCTGGTTTGACGCTGCGTTATGAGCCAACGGCCTTAGTCTGGCATCAGCATCGGCGAGATATGGATGGCCTGCGCCAGCAACTTTATAATAACGGATGTGCGTTTGGAGTGTACCTCATCAAAGTGTGGCGTAGAGGTCAAGTTGGACGTGGTAAAGTTCTCCACTTTGCCTTATGGCAATGGATAGTGGGCTGGCTTCTGAATCGCCTGGTTAAAGGCTTATTGAGACGGCATACCTTTCCTCTCAGGCTGGTCTGGGCGGAACTATGGGGAATGCTACATGCCCCTTGGACCTATTTTGCCACCTATCGCTATGATCGTAAAGTTCGCTCCAACTCTCTACTGTGA
- a CDS encoding glycosyltransferase family A protein — translation MTPRISIIIPTHNRSEMLPRTLGALAKQTTAPEDYEVIVVADGCQDSTSDVVRSLQLPYTLIFVEQPALGAAAARNHGARLATAPLLLFLDDDMEATPELVRAHLTTHTAYPGGVVLGYFPVAVRENITDIFEISVKLWWDKGFQARSQPSHRFTFWDFCTGNVSLPRQLFNDLGGFDERFHGKAGEDYEFGIRLLKRRVRFRFIREAASIHHGELSLERSLQRATAEGQGQSLIVQKHPEVFREFSLSRPVSGPILRPLWYLLWRQPVLATLLAQILRVPLRVARACKFSSLMERIYGCLHSYFYWRGVKRELGSLSALRRLQQDAPLEPITYHEIELDVATDMPRLEAILNENPVDAVRLRYGTIPLGRIAPMIGAEPLRPVHVREALIYQYGTMLLGLYMLDQLEHSSPIPQTLQRNGGLKKDANIPS, via the coding sequence ATGACCCCACGGATCAGTATTATTATTCCGACCCACAACCGTAGCGAGATGTTACCTCGCACGTTAGGAGCCCTTGCAAAACAGACCACTGCTCCTGAAGACTATGAAGTCATTGTAGTGGCCGATGGATGTCAGGATTCTACCTCCGATGTGGTCCGGTCACTCCAGTTACCTTATACCCTCATATTCGTCGAGCAGCCTGCATTGGGAGCCGCTGCCGCTCGCAACCACGGTGCCCGTTTGGCTACCGCGCCTTTGCTACTCTTTCTGGATGATGATATGGAAGCAACGCCGGAACTTGTTCGGGCACATCTCACGACCCATACCGCCTATCCCGGAGGGGTAGTATTGGGTTATTTTCCGGTAGCTGTCCGTGAAAATATCACGGATATCTTTGAAATCTCCGTTAAGCTTTGGTGGGATAAAGGATTCCAGGCCCGGTCACAACCTTCCCATCGTTTTACTTTTTGGGATTTCTGTACGGGCAATGTTTCATTGCCCCGTCAGTTATTTAATGACCTGGGAGGGTTCGATGAGCGGTTTCATGGGAAAGCCGGTGAAGATTACGAGTTCGGTATACGACTCCTGAAGCGGAGGGTGCGATTTCGCTTCATACGCGAAGCTGCTAGTATTCACCATGGTGAACTATCTTTGGAGCGCTCACTCCAAAGGGCAACCGCAGAAGGGCAGGGTCAGTCCTTAATCGTACAAAAACATCCTGAGGTGTTTCGAGAGTTTTCGCTAAGCCGACCGGTTTCAGGCCCAATTCTGCGACCTCTTTGGTACCTGCTCTGGCGGCAGCCGGTACTGGCTACGCTCCTGGCTCAAATACTCCGGGTGCCCCTTCGTGTTGCCAGGGCCTGTAAATTTTCCAGTCTGATGGAACGTATCTATGGTTGTTTGCATAGTTATTTCTATTGGCGTGGTGTGAAGAGGGAACTGGGCTCGTTGTCTGCTCTGCGGCGGTTACAGCAAGATGCCCCCCTGGAGCCAATCACCTATCATGAAATCGAACTGGATGTAGCCACGGATATGCCACGCCTTGAGGCGATTCTAAATGAAAATCCTGTGGACGCAGTGCGTTTGCGGTACGGCACTATCCCCCTTGGCCGTATTGCACCGATGATCGGTGCCGAGCCCCTACGACCTGTTCATGTTCGGGAGGCACTGATTTACCAATATGGAACTATGCTCCTCGGTTTATATATGCTAGATCAACTGGAACACTCAAGTCCGATACCTCAGACTTTACAAAGGAATGGGGGACTTAAGAAAGATGCAAATATCCCTTCCTGA
- a CDS encoding class I SAM-dependent methyltransferase — translation MNAINQPQIAYEPDLIPPLSLMRQEGIEVLEEWFRWAEEWSMLLRIYGGITRQSAVLEIGCGLGRIAFPLRYILSSEGSYEGFDICRNKIIFLEQTFHRAYPNFRFLWADIHNTCYNPAGRISAAVYHFPYPDCTFDIVYAASVFTHMLPEATLNYFRESARVLKSGGRCVFSFFLLDNYRPGQPRPSGFARPLFNFDHPYGPYDDDFAIVEPDNPEQMTAYRFSLIQRFTLQAGLELVQAPLPGLWSGSTATWVGAQDLVILKKNRA, via the coding sequence ATGAATGCTATCAATCAACCTCAGATTGCCTACGAACCGGATCTTATTCCTCCTTTATCTCTAATGCGTCAGGAGGGTATTGAAGTGCTTGAAGAGTGGTTCCGATGGGCGGAAGAATGGAGTATGTTACTCCGTATCTATGGCGGTATCACCCGGCAGAGTGCTGTGCTTGAAATAGGCTGTGGACTCGGGCGAATCGCTTTTCCCTTACGGTATATTTTATCCTCAGAAGGCTCTTATGAGGGTTTTGATATTTGCCGGAATAAAATTATATTTCTTGAGCAAACTTTCCATAGGGCCTATCCGAACTTCCGTTTCCTCTGGGCCGATATCCACAATACCTGTTATAATCCTGCCGGACGGATATCTGCCGCAGTGTATCACTTTCCTTATCCTGATTGTACCTTTGATATTGTCTATGCGGCCTCTGTCTTTACCCATATGTTACCGGAGGCAACTTTGAACTACTTCCGGGAGTCAGCCCGAGTTCTCAAGTCGGGTGGGCGTTGTGTATTTAGTTTCTTTCTGCTCGATAATTATCGACCTGGACAACCCAGGCCATCTGGGTTTGCACGACCCCTATTCAATTTTGATCATCCTTATGGGCCTTACGATGACGATTTTGCCATTGTAGAGCCAGACAATCCCGAGCAAATGACCGCCTACCGATTTAGCCTGATCCAGCGTTTTACTCTTCAGGCAGGTTTAGAACTGGTCCAGGCTCCTTTACCAGGACTTTGGTCTGGAAGTACGGCAACCTGGGTTGGGGCACAGGATTTGGTCATCCTTAAGAAGAATCGGGCTTAA